The following DNA comes from Mycobacteroides immunogenum.
GGCATTCCTCGACCGCTGGCGCGAAGACACGCGCCCGGTAATTGGAGTTCCGCAGCACCCCGCCACGCAGGTCTGTGAACACCAGGTCATCGCGTCCCTTGCCGACCATGAGCGCGGAAAGTTCGTCGGAAAGGACAGCGGGGAAGGGAACCGAGCGGCGCTCCCATGACTTCGGAGTGCCCCAATCCAGTCCGCTGGATTCGGTGACTGACCGAGAGACGTTGACCCGGCGGCGCAGCATGTCGAAGTCCTGCACCCGTAGTGCAGCCATCTCACCCCATCGCAGGCCGGTGTAGGCCAGGAACCGCACAGCCTCGGGGTTGCGATCAACGGCGGTTGCGAGGGCGGCGACTTGGATATGCGTGAGGTATCCACGGTCAGCGTGTTCGCGCTTCGGTAGTGAGATCCCGTCGCACGGATTGCGTGGTATGCGTGAATCCTCTACTGCCGCACGGCACCGACCTTTACGCGGGGGATTTGAGGACTCGGTCGCCACAAGTTGCGACAGTGCCTTCTGTCACGCCCAGGGGGATAGCCCCTCCCAGCCCCTTATTGCCCCCTCGCGGCATTCGGCGGATCTACATTCGACATTTTCCACCAAGGGTGGGATTAGGGCGAGTTTGCAGTGGGCGGTGTCATTCCCTCGGACGCTTGGGCTGGAAATGGGGTAGCGCTCGATACGCCGTCGATCTTGGCAAACAGCACTCGCTTAGACATGCCTGGTGATGATGTGCGATCCTTCCGTTAGCTACGCCTAACTGGAGGCGGGCGGGCGTTGCGGAGGGATGCTGAATGGGCATGGATGGGCCCAAAGGCCGCTTTCCTGCGGGTTTGCGCCGGGGATTGGCGGCGGCGGCGCTGCTGGCGGTTGTCGCCGGTGGCGTGAAGGTCGCTACTGACTACGAGTACCCCGCCGCCGGTTTCTCAACGATGCAGACCGCAGCGGCTGATCCCAGTGGACCCACTGGGGGTCCGGGCGGCAATAACGGCGGCATGAATGGCAGCCAGTTTTCACCGCCGCAGATGCCCGCTCAGATGCCCGATTACCAGGGCGGTATCAACCAGCCGCCGTTGGACCAGAACTCTGGTATCAGCATCTACAACACGGGCGCGCAGGGTGCGCCGCAGCAGGCGGGACAGCAAGGGGCGCAACAACCGCAGCAGGGCTGGGACCAGCCTGCTCACGGTACTCAGATTCCCGACTATTCGACCGCGCCGGGCTACACGCAGGGCCCCGGTAAGCCCAATCCGGATTATCAGCCACCCCAACAGCAGTCGCCACAGCAGGGGCATCAACCCGCGTCCCAAGTTCCGGGAACGCAGCAACCCTCTAGCCCACCCTCATCGCAGGCTCCACGGCCACCGCAGAGCAATAAGGAAGATGACCTAGACGGGCGCGCTGAGGAGGTCAAGAAGTACTCGTGCGTCTTTGGTGGCCAGAACCCCGATGGCAGCTGCAGCGCGCTGAACAACCTTCGTAACAAGGACAAGTACGGCCACACACTCCAGCCTGATCCGGGCCCGGAATGGTCCTACGAGAACGACTCCAACCCGGAGATCCAAGAGCCCACGGACACCCAAGAATGCGCGACCGGAACCAGCGATCCACGCTGCGGTGGACAGGTTAAGGTCTGCTACCCCAAGGACATTAGTCCCGACGCGATACCGCCGGACATGGTCCATGAACGTGACGTGTATGTCGACGGCAGTAACCTGTTCGTTCAGGACAACAAGGGCGAGGTCTACCGGCGAGCCACCCAGGGAGTCAAAGACCTTGAGGCGCAACGCCGCAAGGATGTCCGAGATGCACGGAAAGCCGATGAGGCATTGTTCCGGGGTAAAGATGTGGGCCACGTCCCGGACATTGCATGGCAGGGCATGGTGATGGATGTTCGGATGGTATTCCCGATGACCGGGTCATTGAACCGTTCGATTGGTGGCCAGGCAGGCAAGTACCCGATCGGTTTCAAGGTCGCCGAGTTCGTTAGAGGGAAGTGGGTGAACGACGAATGCGTACCGGAGTAAAGCAGCGCAGTCTGCTGGCCGCGTTCGCGGCGATGTTCGTCGGCGCGCTGATCGTTGCCGGGATCTACCATTGGGGCGTGAGCGGCGAAGATCAGAACGACGATGCGGCAGCCAAGGCTGTTGTTACCGAGTACATCGACGCCATCAACGCCGACGATCTATCCCGGCTGCTCGCTGTCAGCACTGGCACCGCCCGCCTAGAACTCGAAACCATCGACATGCCCGGTGACGCCAACAAAACCGGACGCTGGACCGAACCCCACGCGAAGATCCTTCGCTCGTTCAAAAACTCATACGGCGATGTCAAAATCAAGGAATACGAGGTCATCGCCAGAGGCGATCGGCGACTAGTCGCCCGCGTACGCACCCAATTTGCTCGCCAGATCACAGGCATGGTGCTGCCCGGGGAGAACGCCCGCTTCGATTTGATCCGCAAGGACGAAGGCTGGCGCATCGAATCAGTGGGACGCTACGAAGCACCCTGACGACCCCGGCCCGCTATACAGCTACCGAGCCGCGCGGTACTGTGCGCGTAGTAGCTAGCTGTCCGGGGGGTGTTGCTGTGGGGCCATTGCATGTCAGTCCTGAACTGTTGCACCGCTCAGCCGATGAGATGGATCGGCTGATGGCTGCGCACCGTGCCGCGCACACCAAGGCGCACGCGGCGATCAGCGCGGCCATGTCCGGTTGGGTCGGCGGTGCGGCCTCGGCGCTGAGCAGTGAGTCGACGCAGTGGCAGGGCCACTCCAAGCACGTCGAGAATGAAGCCACCCATTACCGCGATGCGTTCGATCAGATCGGGTACGCCTTCGCTGGGATGGAAGAACAGAATGCCGTGAACATTCTGGGCAGCCGCCCGCAGGCCCAGGCGTAACCCTCGTGTCGCTGTCGTTGGCCGATATCAAGCGCGCCAAGGTTCAGGCGTTCCGCGATGTCGCGGACGGGCTCGATGCCATGGCCAGCGCGAACCGGGACATGAAGCGCGGTGTCGA
Coding sequences within:
- a CDS encoding tyrosine-type recombinase/integrase; its protein translation is MATESSNPPRKGRCRAAVEDSRIPRNPCDGISLPKREHADRGYLTHIQVAALATAVDRNPEAVRFLAYTGLRWGEMAALRVQDFDMLRRRVNVSRSVTESSGLDWGTPKSWERRSVPFPAVLSDELSALMVGKGRDDLVFTDLRGGVLRNSNYRARVFAPAVEECQEMGQTFPTITPHDLRHTAASLAVSAGANVKAVQRMLGHAKASMTLDVYADLFDADLDAVADSLDAAIRSTADGLRTSPVSNIP
- a CDS encoding WXG100 family type VII secretion target, which codes for MGPLHVSPELLHRSADEMDRLMAAHRAAHTKAHAAISAAMSGWVGGAASALSSESTQWQGHSKHVENEATHYRDAFDQIGYAFAGMEEQNAVNILGSRPQAQA